One stretch of Comamonas testosteroni DNA includes these proteins:
- the rfbD gene encoding dTDP-4-dehydrorhamnose reductase: MKLLLLGKNGQLGWELQRSLAPLGEVIALDRQSVNVDGNGLCGDIGNLQTLAQTIRSVRPDVIVNAAAHTAVDKAESEPDLALRLNAEAPEVMALEAKSLGALLVHYSTDYVFDGSGSAERKESDATGPLSVYGRTKLEGEQRIAATHCRHLIFRTSWVYAARGGNFAKTMLRLAQEREALSVINDQWGAPTGADLIADVTAHAVRHVSAHEGDGGLYHLVAAGETNWHAYASHVIERAQSLRPDLDWKVQSIAAVPTTAFPTPAARPLNSRLDTQKLQAAMQLHLPAWQQGVERMLREIL, from the coding sequence ATGAAGCTGCTGCTGCTGGGCAAGAACGGTCAGCTCGGCTGGGAGCTGCAGCGCAGTCTCGCGCCTTTGGGCGAGGTGATTGCGCTGGACCGCCAGAGCGTGAATGTGGATGGGAATGGCCTGTGCGGCGATATCGGCAATCTGCAGACACTGGCGCAGACCATTCGCAGCGTGCGCCCGGATGTGATCGTCAATGCCGCAGCGCATACGGCAGTGGACAAGGCCGAGAGCGAGCCGGATCTGGCCTTGCGCCTGAACGCCGAAGCCCCTGAGGTCATGGCGCTGGAGGCCAAAAGCCTGGGCGCCCTGCTGGTGCACTACAGCACCGACTATGTCTTCGACGGCTCCGGCAGTGCGGAGCGCAAGGAGAGTGATGCGACCGGGCCGCTATCGGTCTACGGCCGCACCAAGCTGGAGGGCGAGCAGCGGATTGCGGCCACGCATTGCCGCCATCTGATTTTTCGCACCAGCTGGGTCTATGCAGCGCGTGGTGGCAACTTTGCCAAGACCATGCTGCGCCTGGCGCAGGAGCGTGAAGCGCTCAGCGTGATCAACGATCAATGGGGTGCCCCCACCGGCGCCGATCTGATCGCCGATGTCACGGCCCATGCCGTGCGCCATGTGAGCGCTCATGAAGGCGATGGCGGTCTCTACCATCTGGTTGCGGCAGGAGAGACCAACTGGCATGCCTATGCCAGCCATGTGATCGAGCGCGCCCAAAGCCTGCGACCGGATCTGGACTGGAAGGTGCAAAGCATTGCTGCCGTGCCGACCACGGCCTTCCCGACACCGGCCGCGCGGCCCTTGAACTCGCGTCTGGATACGCAAAAGCTGCAAGCGGCCATGCAACTGCATCTGCCCGCATGGCAGCAAGGCGTGGAGCGCATGCTGCGCGAAATTCTGTAA
- the rfbB gene encoding dTDP-glucose 4,6-dehydratase, translated as MIFVTGGAGFIGANFVLDWLAHVDEPVVNIDKLTYAGNLENLASLKGDARHVFVQADIGDSAQLAQLLAQHQPRAVVNFAAESHVDRSIHGPEDFIQTNVVGTFRLLEAVRAYWNGLEGEAKSGFRFLHVSTDEVYGTLAPTDPAFTEEHNYEPNSPYSASKAASDHLVRAWHHTYGLPVLTTNCSNNYGPLHFPEKLIPLVIVNALAGKPLPIYGDGMQVRDWLYVRDHCSAIRRVLEAGQLGETYNVGGWNEKANIDIVKTVCSLLDELRPRADGKAYAEQITYVTDRPGHDRRYAIDARKLERELGWKPAETFETGIRKTVQWYLANPEWVANVQSGAYRDWVQKQYTGEALA; from the coding sequence ATGATTTTTGTAACTGGCGGTGCAGGCTTTATCGGCGCCAACTTTGTTCTCGATTGGCTGGCACATGTGGATGAGCCCGTGGTCAATATCGACAAGCTGACCTATGCGGGCAATCTGGAGAATCTGGCCAGCCTGAAGGGCGATGCCCGCCATGTGTTTGTGCAGGCCGATATCGGCGACAGTGCACAGCTGGCGCAACTGCTGGCACAGCACCAGCCTCGCGCCGTGGTGAACTTTGCGGCCGAGTCGCATGTGGACCGCTCCATTCATGGCCCCGAGGATTTCATCCAGACCAATGTGGTGGGCACTTTCCGCCTGCTGGAGGCGGTGCGCGCTTATTGGAATGGCCTGGAGGGCGAGGCCAAGTCCGGCTTTCGCTTTTTGCATGTCTCCACCGACGAGGTCTATGGCACGCTGGCACCCACGGACCCCGCGTTTACCGAAGAGCACAATTACGAGCCCAACAGCCCGTACTCGGCCAGCAAGGCGGCTTCTGACCATCTGGTGCGAGCCTGGCATCACACCTACGGCCTGCCGGTGCTGACGACGAACTGCAGCAACAACTATGGCCCGCTGCATTTCCCCGAAAAGCTCATCCCGCTGGTCATTGTCAATGCGCTGGCCGGCAAGCCGCTGCCTATCTACGGTGACGGCATGCAGGTGCGTGACTGGCTGTATGTGCGCGACCATTGCAGCGCCATCCGCCGTGTGCTCGAGGCCGGCCAATTGGGCGAGACCTATAACGTGGGCGGCTGGAACGAGAAGGCCAATATCGATATCGTCAAGACCGTGTGCAGCTTGCTCGACGAGCTGCGTCCGCGCGCCGATGGCAAGGCCTATGCCGAGCAGATCACCTATGTGACCGACCGCCCCGGCCATGATCGCCGCTATGCGATCGATGCGCGCAAGCTCGAACGCGAGCTGGGCTGGAAGCCGGCCGAGACCTTCGAGACCGGTATTCGCAAGACCGTGCAGTGGTATCTGGCCAACCCCGAGTGGGTGGCCAATGTGCAGTCGGGTGCCTACCGTGACTGGGTGCAAAAGCAGTACACCGGCGAGGCTTTGGCATGA
- a CDS encoding M48 family metallopeptidase encodes MSTGDSLQQAWQWLVPPVVGDRQGGLVPRKRRPSGPEAIERRLDQSELEFENSRPVAPVSISVGAIDSEEDELPAEPALLVHPEASHSARLQGCEVAYLLRRSARRSIGFSVGQQGLEVTAPQWVAMCEIESALQTKAGWIVRKLQEAGQRQQIKQEARILWQDGGVLDYLGQPMTLRLTGGASPPLATRQTHREQGIDGSQSLHLPLPPQAPAAQVRAAVQAWILREARSYFTARMLHFAALMGVRWNALRLTSASTRWGSANSSGIIRLNWRLMQHSPQIIDYVVVHELAHLHHMDHSPQFWAVVAQVLPDWKHLRRALRDRPLPVWE; translated from the coding sequence ATGTCCACAGGCGATAGCTTGCAGCAAGCTTGGCAATGGCTGGTGCCGCCTGTGGTGGGGGATAGGCAGGGCGGGTTGGTGCCGCGCAAGCGCCGGCCCAGCGGCCCTGAAGCCATTGAACGGCGTTTGGATCAATCCGAGCTGGAATTTGAGAATAGTCGGCCTGTAGCGCCCGTCAGTATTTCGGTGGGCGCTATTGATTCTGAAGAGGACGAGCTGCCTGCAGAGCCCGCACTTCTGGTACATCCAGAAGCCAGCCACAGCGCCCGCTTGCAAGGGTGTGAGGTGGCTTATCTGCTGCGCCGTTCGGCGCGCCGCAGCATCGGCTTCAGCGTAGGGCAGCAAGGGCTTGAAGTCACCGCTCCGCAATGGGTGGCCATGTGCGAGATCGAATCAGCGCTGCAGACCAAGGCCGGCTGGATTGTGCGCAAGCTGCAGGAAGCCGGACAGCGACAGCAGATCAAGCAGGAAGCGCGCATTCTCTGGCAGGATGGAGGCGTGCTGGACTATCTGGGGCAGCCCATGACCTTGCGGCTGACAGGAGGGGCATCACCTCCGTTGGCTACTCGCCAGACGCATCGAGAGCAGGGGATCGATGGGTCGCAAAGTCTGCATCTTCCCCTGCCGCCGCAGGCACCGGCAGCCCAGGTGCGCGCTGCCGTTCAGGCCTGGATACTGCGCGAGGCACGCAGCTATTTCACGGCCCGCATGCTGCACTTTGCCGCACTCATGGGCGTGCGCTGGAATGCGCTGCGCCTGACAAGTGCCAGCACGCGCTGGGGCAGTGCCAACAGCAGCGGGATCATTCGTCTGAACTGGCGGTTGATGCAGCACAGCCCGCAAATCATCGACTATGTGGTGGTGCATGAGCTTGCCCATCTGCATCATATGGATCACAGCCCGCAGTTCTGGGCTGTGGTGGCTCAGGTGCTGCCCGACTGGAAGCACTTGCGCAGAGCATTGAGAGACAGGCCTTTGCCGGTTTGGGAATAG
- a CDS encoding lysophospholipid acyltransferase family protein has product MSLIRSVLHMLWMAITVIPYTIAVLLAKWTSGSSAKAYSAARAWLKLSVDSARVIMGVRYQVQGMENLPADPSQGVVLLVKHQSTYETFLMPAIMPRPLAYVFKKELLKVPFFGWSIGALDMIHIDRAQRSRAFHKVVEQGKRLLDQGIWVIMFPEGTRVNRGEVGEYKTGATRLAIMTGAPVVPIAVTSAKCWPRKAFIKRPGVVDVSIGKPISSVGRKHDELMVEVEAWIESEMQRLDPEAYRK; this is encoded by the coding sequence ATGTCCCTGATTCGCTCCGTCCTCCACATGTTGTGGATGGCTATTACCGTCATTCCCTACACTATCGCGGTGCTGCTGGCCAAGTGGACCAGCGGCTCATCGGCCAAGGCATACAGCGCTGCCCGCGCCTGGCTCAAGCTCTCGGTGGACAGCGCCCGCGTGATCATGGGGGTCCGGTATCAGGTGCAGGGCATGGAGAACCTGCCTGCGGACCCGAGTCAGGGGGTGGTGCTGCTGGTCAAGCACCAGTCCACGTACGAGACCTTTCTCATGCCTGCCATCATGCCGCGCCCGCTGGCCTATGTGTTCAAGAAGGAGCTGCTGAAGGTGCCATTCTTCGGCTGGTCCATCGGTGCACTGGACATGATCCACATCGACCGAGCCCAGCGCTCGCGCGCCTTTCACAAGGTGGTGGAGCAAGGCAAGCGCCTGCTCGATCAAGGCATCTGGGTCATCATGTTTCCCGAGGGGACACGTGTGAATCGCGGAGAGGTGGGCGAGTACAAGACCGGCGCCACCCGTCTGGCCATCATGACGGGGGCGCCCGTGGTGCCGATTGCTGTTACCTCGGCCAAGTGCTGGCCGCGCAAGGCCTTCATCAAAAGGCCCGGCGTGGTGGATGTTTCCATAGGCAAGCCCATTTCTTCGGTGGGCCGCAAGCATGACGAGCTGATGGTCGAGGTCGAGGCCTGGATCGAGTCCGAAATGCAGCGCCTGGACCCCGAGGCCTACCGCAAATAA
- the fabB gene encoding beta-ketoacyl-ACP synthase I: MSKKRVVITGAGIVSCIGNDLATVEASLREGKSGIKAMPQFTELGMRSQVAGIPEIDIEARIDRKQLRFMGDAAAYSQIALEDAIRQAGLTPEQVSNPRTGLIMGSGGGSPANQIEAADTLREKGIRRVGPYQVTRCMSSTVSACLATNFKVKGINYSITSACSTSAHCIGAAAQQIAWGMQDVMFAGGGEELSWGMSLLFDGMGAMSSKYNETPEKASRAYDANRDGFVIAGGGGAVVLESLEHALARGANILAEVVGFGATSDGEDMVAPSGDGAIACMKQAMETVDAPIDYINTHGTSTPVGDMQEVRAMRELFGDQVPPFSSTKSLTGHSLGATGVQEAIYCLIMLNKGFIAGSVNVDTPDPLLGNMPLVTQTRDAELKTVLSNSFGFGGTNASLVLKRWEGQ, from the coding sequence ATGAGCAAGAAGCGGGTAGTGATCACCGGCGCGGGCATTGTCTCGTGCATCGGCAATGACCTGGCAACGGTGGAGGCCTCGCTGCGCGAGGGCAAGAGCGGCATCAAGGCCATGCCCCAGTTCACGGAGCTGGGCATGCGCTCGCAGGTGGCAGGCATTCCCGAGATCGATATCGAGGCGCGTATCGACCGCAAGCAGTTGCGCTTCATGGGCGATGCTGCGGCTTATTCGCAGATCGCTCTCGAAGACGCGATCAGGCAAGCCGGTCTCACGCCCGAACAGGTGAGCAACCCGCGCACCGGTCTGATCATGGGCTCGGGCGGAGGCTCGCCGGCCAATCAGATCGAGGCAGCCGATACGCTGCGTGAAAAAGGTATTCGCCGCGTGGGCCCTTACCAGGTCACACGCTGCATGAGCTCCACGGTGTCGGCTTGCCTGGCAACCAACTTCAAGGTCAAGGGCATCAACTACTCCATCACCTCGGCCTGCTCCACCTCGGCCCACTGCATCGGTGCAGCAGCCCAGCAGATTGCCTGGGGCATGCAGGATGTGATGTTTGCCGGCGGTGGCGAAGAGCTGTCCTGGGGCATGTCGCTGCTGTTCGACGGCATGGGTGCCATGTCCAGCAAGTACAACGAGACGCCCGAAAAGGCATCGCGTGCCTACGATGCCAACCGTGACGGCTTCGTGATCGCCGGCGGCGGCGGTGCGGTGGTGCTGGAAAGCCTGGAGCACGCGCTGGCGCGTGGTGCCAACATCCTGGCCGAAGTGGTGGGCTTCGGTGCCACCAGCGACGGCGAAGACATGGTCGCTCCCTCGGGCGACGGCGCAATCGCCTGCATGAAGCAGGCCATGGAAACCGTGGATGCGCCCATCGACTACATCAACACCCACGGCACATCGACCCCTGTGGGCGATATGCAGGAAGTGCGTGCCATGCGCGAGCTGTTCGGTGACCAGGTACCTCCGTTTTCGTCCACCAAGTCGCTGACCGGCCATTCGCTGGGCGCGACCGGTGTGCAGGAAGCAATTTACTGCCTGATCATGCTGAACAAGGGCTTTATCGCCGGCTCGGTGAACGTGGACACGCCTGACCCGCTGCTGGGCAATATGCCTCTGGTCACCCAGACCCGCGATGCCGAGCTCAAGACCGTGCTGTCCAACAGCTTTGGCTTTGGCGGCACCAATGCCTCCCTGGTGCTCAAGCGCTGGGAAGGGCAGTAA
- the galE gene encoding UDP-glucose 4-epimerase GalE — translation MKTLLTGGAGYIGSHTAIELISHGHEVVIFDNFSNSHPEAVRRVEKITGRTIPVIDGDVRDQAALEKALQEHGIDSVVHFAGKKAVGESVAQPVDYYDNNVNGTLVLLRAMKKHNVRNLVFSSSATVYGSPQYLPLNEVHPTSVTNPYGRSKLMVEEILSDLYHSDSQWSLAVLRYFNPIGAHASGLIGEDPSDIPNNLLPFVAQVAVGRREKLQIFGGDYDTVDGTGVRDYIHVVDLARGHVKALEKLAGLAKPELLTINLGTGNGYSVLEVLHAFEKACGKPLPYTITDRRPGDVASCYANPDHALKTLGWQAEHDLDTMCADTWRWQSQNPNGYRSA, via the coding sequence ATGAAAACTCTGCTCACAGGCGGTGCCGGCTATATCGGCAGCCATACAGCCATTGAACTGATCAGTCACGGTCATGAAGTCGTGATTTTTGACAACTTCAGCAATAGCCACCCTGAAGCTGTTCGTCGTGTGGAGAAGATCACAGGACGCACCATCCCCGTGATTGACGGCGATGTACGCGATCAAGCTGCACTTGAGAAAGCCTTGCAGGAGCACGGCATTGACAGCGTTGTGCACTTTGCCGGTAAAAAAGCGGTGGGCGAGTCCGTTGCCCAACCTGTGGACTATTACGACAACAACGTCAATGGCACCCTGGTGCTGCTGCGCGCCATGAAAAAGCACAATGTGCGCAATCTGGTGTTCAGCTCTTCGGCAACAGTCTACGGTTCACCACAATATTTGCCTCTCAATGAGGTGCACCCTACTTCGGTCACCAATCCCTACGGCCGCAGCAAACTGATGGTGGAAGAGATTCTGTCGGACCTCTATCACTCCGACTCCCAATGGTCACTGGCCGTGCTGCGCTACTTCAATCCCATTGGTGCCCATGCCAGCGGTCTGATTGGTGAAGACCCTTCGGACATTCCCAACAACCTGCTGCCTTTTGTGGCACAGGTCGCAGTGGGCCGTCGTGAAAAGCTGCAGATCTTTGGCGGCGACTACGACACCGTGGACGGCACCGGTGTGCGGGACTACATCCATGTCGTTGACCTGGCCCGAGGTCATGTCAAGGCACTCGAGAAGCTGGCCGGCCTGGCCAAGCCCGAGTTGCTGACCATCAACCTGGGCACAGGCAATGGCTACAGCGTGCTCGAAGTGCTCCATGCCTTCGAAAAAGCCTGCGGCAAGCCCCTTCCCTATACGATTACAGACCGCCGCCCAGGGGATGTGGCCAGTTGCTACGCCAACCCCGACCACGCCCTGAAAACCCTTGGCTGGCAAGCCGAGCATGATCTGGACACCATGTGTGCCGACACCTGGCGCTGGCAAAGCCAGAACCCCAACGGCTATCGCTCGGCCTAG
- a CDS encoding rhodanese-like domain-containing protein: MSNTTQIQPAAGYAGDVPAELAWQWLQAGEAVLVDVRTDAEREWVGKVPGAVAVAWKQWPGMAANQNFDAELRAAVPEGKKVVLLCRSGVRSVAAAQRAAGLGIEAYNILEGFEGDVDANGQRGLLGGWRKRGLPWHQ, translated from the coding sequence ATGAGCAATACAACCCAAATCCAACCCGCTGCCGGCTATGCTGGCGATGTGCCGGCGGAGCTGGCCTGGCAATGGCTGCAGGCTGGTGAAGCGGTTCTGGTCGATGTGCGCACCGATGCCGAGCGCGAGTGGGTGGGCAAGGTGCCAGGCGCTGTTGCCGTGGCCTGGAAGCAGTGGCCCGGCATGGCTGCCAACCAGAACTTTGACGCCGAGTTGCGAGCAGCGGTACCCGAGGGCAAGAAAGTGGTGCTGCTATGCCGCAGCGGTGTGCGTTCTGTTGCTGCAGCCCAGCGTGCTGCGGGCCTGGGAATCGAGGCCTACAACATTCTTGAAGGTTTTGAGGGCGACGTTGATGCCAACGGCCAACGAGGCCTGTTGGGTGGCTGGCGCAAGCGCGGCCTGCCCTGGCATCAGTAA
- a CDS encoding D-glycero-alpha-D-manno-heptose-1,7-bisphosphate 7-phosphatase, translated as MKIAILDRDGTLNQWGAQGFIGRPDEWVAVPSALEAVSRLNRAGWHVVVATNQPGLGRGLFDVIELNAVHAKMHREMAAVGARVEAVFFCPHAPDEDCQCRKPGVALFEQIADRYGAEGHEIWAIGSGVEHLQAGKALGAHLVFVESTARPECSSDADLPEGSERYPDLEAVVNMLLPLGGGEDAQPLDSAPAPH; from the coding sequence ATGAAGATCGCAATTCTTGACCGTGATGGCACCCTGAACCAGTGGGGCGCTCAAGGCTTCATTGGCCGGCCCGATGAATGGGTTGCTGTCCCCAGTGCGCTGGAGGCCGTTTCGCGCCTGAACCGTGCCGGCTGGCATGTGGTGGTCGCCACCAATCAACCTGGGCTGGGTCGCGGGCTGTTCGATGTGATCGAGCTCAACGCCGTGCACGCCAAGATGCATAGGGAGATGGCTGCAGTCGGCGCGCGGGTGGAGGCAGTGTTTTTTTGCCCGCACGCTCCCGATGAAGACTGCCAGTGCCGTAAACCAGGCGTAGCGTTGTTCGAGCAGATTGCCGATCGCTACGGTGCGGAAGGCCATGAAATCTGGGCCATTGGCAGCGGCGTCGAGCATTTGCAGGCGGGCAAGGCTCTGGGCGCCCACCTGGTGTTTGTGGAGTCCACCGCCAGGCCCGAGTGCAGCAGCGACGCCGACCTGCCTGAAGGCAGCGAGCGCTATCCAGATCTGGAGGCCGTGGTGAATATGCTGCTGCCGCTGGGAGGCGGTGAGGATGCTCAACCCCTGGATTCGGCGCCTGCCCCGCATTGA
- the fabA gene encoding bifunctional 3-hydroxydecanoyl-ACP dehydratase/trans-2-decenoyl-ACP isomerase — MAESFSYEQLIASGEGKLFGADSGRLPLPPMLMFDRITHISEDGGAHGLGKIVAELDVKPDLWFFDCHFQGDPVMPGCLGLDAMWQLIGFYLTWLRLPGRGRALGAGEVKFTGEVGPDVKLVTYEIDIKRVIKRKLNMAIGDARLLADGKEIYVANDLRVGLFLREGDAKGTAA; from the coding sequence ATGGCTGAATCTTTTTCCTACGAACAACTGATCGCGTCCGGCGAAGGCAAGCTGTTTGGTGCCGATAGCGGACGTCTGCCCCTGCCTCCCATGTTGATGTTCGATCGCATCACACATATCTCCGAGGACGGCGGTGCCCACGGTCTGGGCAAGATTGTTGCGGAACTGGACGTCAAGCCCGATCTGTGGTTCTTTGATTGCCACTTTCAGGGCGACCCCGTCATGCCCGGTTGCCTGGGCCTGGACGCCATGTGGCAGTTGATCGGCTTTTACCTGACCTGGCTGCGTCTGCCAGGTCGCGGTCGAGCCCTGGGTGCGGGTGAAGTCAAGTTCACCGGTGAAGTGGGTCCCGATGTCAAACTCGTGACATATGAAATTGATATCAAGCGAGTGATCAAGCGCAAGCTGAACATGGCCATCGGCGACGCACGCCTGCTGGCCGACGGCAAGGAAATTTACGTGGCCAATGACCTGCGCGTGGGTCTGTTCCTGCGTGAAGGTGATGCCAAGGGAACGGCAGCATGA
- a CDS encoding type III pantothenate kinase, with protein sequence MTFLAIDIGNTRLKWAMYEDHRPGAALLAHGAEFLEHIERLAEGAWAGLPAPERMLGCVVAGETARRRVHEQIELMLGWNLEPQWVVPSIAEAGVTNGYDHPSRLGADRWVAMIGARHHMLQLGEARPLITVMVGTAVTVDAMDAQGHFLGGLIIPGHGIMLRALEGGTAGLHVPTGEVRCFPKNTSDALTSGGTYAIAGAVERMYQHLAEHCGAEPMCIMAGGAGWKMSPSMTRPFELINNLIFDGLLVMAEKRWA encoded by the coding sequence ATGACATTTTTGGCCATAGACATTGGCAACACCCGTTTGAAGTGGGCCATGTATGAAGATCATCGCCCAGGTGCTGCATTGCTGGCCCATGGAGCGGAGTTCCTGGAGCATATCGAGCGCCTGGCAGAAGGTGCCTGGGCCGGACTGCCGGCCCCAGAGCGCATGCTGGGCTGCGTGGTTGCCGGTGAGACGGCAAGACGCCGTGTGCACGAGCAGATCGAACTCATGCTGGGCTGGAATCTCGAGCCTCAATGGGTAGTCCCCTCCATCGCAGAAGCAGGGGTGACCAATGGCTATGACCACCCCTCTAGGCTAGGTGCGGACCGTTGGGTGGCAATGATTGGTGCGCGTCACCACATGTTGCAATTGGGCGAGGCCAGGCCTTTGATCACGGTTATGGTGGGCACCGCAGTGACGGTCGATGCAATGGACGCGCAAGGTCATTTTCTGGGCGGCCTGATCATTCCTGGGCATGGCATCATGCTCAGGGCCCTGGAAGGCGGCACTGCGGGCCTGCATGTGCCGACCGGTGAAGTCCGATGCTTTCCCAAGAACACCAGCGATGCACTGACCAGCGGCGGTACCTATGCCATCGCAGGTGCGGTGGAGCGCATGTACCAGCATCTGGCAGAACACTGCGGCGCAGAACCCATGTGCATCATGGCTGGCGGTGCCGGCTGGAAAATGTCTCCCAGCATGACCAGGCCTTTCGAGCTGATCAACAACCTGATCTTTGATGGCTTGCTGGTGATGGCTGAAAAGCGCTGGGCTTGA
- the lysM gene encoding peptidoglycan-binding protein LysM translates to MGLFSFIKEAGEKLFGGSDAHAAAPAEDLNVKAAQAIASYINTQNLGVSDLQIQFDASQGKVTVNGTAPTQAVKEKVTLCCGNVANVQSVDNLMAVTNPEPEAQYHDVVRGDTLSAISRKYYGDANKYNVIFEANKPMLSNPDRIYPGQKLRIPAL, encoded by the coding sequence ATGGGTCTGTTCAGTTTCATCAAGGAAGCCGGAGAAAAACTGTTTGGCGGCAGCGACGCACATGCAGCGGCACCGGCCGAAGACTTGAATGTCAAGGCAGCTCAGGCGATCGCCAGCTATATCAATACCCAGAATCTGGGCGTCTCCGATCTGCAGATTCAATTCGATGCTTCTCAAGGCAAGGTCACAGTCAACGGCACAGCTCCCACTCAGGCTGTCAAGGAAAAAGTGACACTGTGCTGCGGCAATGTGGCCAATGTCCAGTCCGTGGACAACCTGATGGCGGTCACCAACCCCGAGCCCGAAGCCCAATACCACGATGTGGTGCGCGGCGACACCCTGTCGGCCATCTCCAGGAAGTACTATGGCGACGCCAACAAGTACAACGTGATTTTCGAAGCCAACAAGCCCATGCTCAGCAACCCGGACAGGATCTATCCCGGCCAGAAGCTGCGTATTCCGGCGCTGTAA
- the lnt gene encoding apolipoprotein N-acyltransferase translates to MSWLLMLIAGGLQAFSLAWPWARGQGDGWLSLVGGYGRPLWWLQILSLAVLVHALLAARTAAQAAGRAWLFGTAWLAATFWWLFISMHTYGGLAAPLAVAAVLALAGFLGGYYAVAAWCFKRLAKAPDALSAMVFAALWTLAELARGWLWTGFPWGAGGYAHVEGPLAVLPRWIGVYGAGFVAAWAAAWLALLVWRMQSRSALLKFKQALASAVALGLVWGGLWWSRDAAIEAPGQQPGMSVELLQGNIPQDEKFEMGSGVVVALRWYAQQLHDASAQLVVAPETAIPLLPQQLPEGYLDFVRAPFVAKESRRAALVGLPLGNWDQGFTNTVEGWLPGQAQAYQYDKHHLVPFGEFIPPMFRWFTELMDIPLGDFNRGALGQPSMSWAGERLSPNICYEDLFGEELAAHFGNAATAPTVLVNLSNIGWFGDSVAIDQHLSISRMRALEFERPMLRATNTGATVVIDHKGQVVKALAPFERAVLQGRVQGRDGLTPYARWVHALGLLPLTLLCLALCALAWRSSKRPGKA, encoded by the coding sequence ATGAGCTGGCTTTTGATGCTGATTGCAGGCGGACTGCAGGCCTTCTCTCTGGCCTGGCCCTGGGCTCGCGGCCAGGGCGACGGCTGGCTGAGCTTGGTCGGAGGCTATGGCCGTCCGCTGTGGTGGCTGCAGATCCTGTCGCTGGCGGTGCTGGTTCATGCGCTGCTGGCTGCCCGTACCGCCGCTCAGGCGGCGGGCCGGGCCTGGCTGTTCGGCACGGCCTGGCTGGCGGCCACTTTCTGGTGGCTCTTCATCTCCATGCACACCTATGGCGGATTGGCGGCGCCATTGGCGGTGGCCGCCGTGTTGGCGCTGGCGGGCTTTCTGGGCGGCTATTACGCCGTGGCTGCATGGTGTTTCAAGCGTTTGGCAAAGGCGCCGGATGCATTGTCGGCGATGGTCTTTGCTGCACTATGGACGCTGGCCGAGCTGGCGCGTGGCTGGCTCTGGACCGGTTTCCCCTGGGGGGCAGGCGGCTATGCCCATGTGGAAGGCCCGCTGGCCGTGCTGCCGCGCTGGATTGGCGTCTACGGAGCGGGGTTTGTGGCGGCCTGGGCTGCAGCCTGGCTGGCGCTGCTGGTCTGGCGCATGCAGAGCAGATCGGCATTGCTGAAATTCAAGCAGGCCCTTGCATCTGCGGTGGCACTGGGTCTGGTCTGGGGCGGGCTGTGGTGGTCGCGTGATGCTGCCATTGAAGCACCTGGTCAGCAGCCCGGCATGAGCGTGGAGCTGCTGCAGGGCAATATTCCTCAGGATGAGAAGTTTGAAATGGGCTCGGGCGTGGTGGTGGCACTGCGCTGGTATGCCCAGCAGTTGCATGACGCCAGCGCCCAGTTGGTGGTGGCGCCCGAGACAGCGATTCCACTGCTGCCCCAGCAGCTTCCTGAAGGCTATCTGGACTTTGTGCGCGCACCGTTTGTCGCCAAGGAATCCCGCCGTGCGGCTCTGGTGGGCCTTCCGCTGGGCAACTGGGACCAGGGATTTACCAATACGGTCGAAGGTTGGTTGCCAGGGCAGGCTCAGGCATATCAGTACGACAAGCACCATCTGGTGCCGTTTGGCGAGTTCATTCCACCCATGTTCCGCTGGTTCACCGAGCTCATGGATATTCCGCTGGGCGACTTCAATCGCGGCGCACTGGGCCAGCCTTCCATGAGCTGGGCGGGCGAGCGCCTGTCACCCAATATCTGCTACGAGGATTTGTTCGGCGAAGAGCTGGCGGCCCATTTCGGCAATGCGGCGACGGCACCCACGGTGCTGGTCAATCTGAGTAATATCGGCTGGTTTGGCGACTCCGTGGCCATCGATCAGCATTTGTCCATCAGCCGCATGCGCGCGCTGGAGTTCGAGCGTCCCATGTTGCGCGCAACGAACACCGGAGCCACAGTGGTGATCGATCACAAAGGGCAAGTGGTGAAAGCACTGGCACCTTTCGAACGTGCAGTGTTGCAGGGCCGGGTGCAGGGGCGCGACGGGCTGACACCTTATGCGCGCTGGGTACATGCCTTGGGCCTGCTGCCTTTGACGCTGTTGTGCCTGGCGCTTTGTGCGCTGGCCTGGCGGTCCTCGAAAAGGCCGGGGAAGGCGTAG